A genomic window from Streptomyces sp. NBC_01429 includes:
- a CDS encoding SACE_7040 family transcriptional regulator — protein MSTRTAAPTRREQILKQAARLFAERGFHGVGVDEIGAAVGISGPGLYRHFAGKEAMLAELLVGISSRLLDGGKLRVREAGPDGDPSALLAALIDGHIDFALDDRPLITLHDRELDRLRDSDRKLVRQFQRQYVELWVTVVRELYPHVPEARARGAVHAVFGLLNSTPHLGPYGGGPPGRAATESLLRRLAHGAFAALGDDGDGGAAGGHHAAGGHREADNDRADGEGV, from the coding sequence ATGAGCACCAGGACCGCGGCGCCGACCCGCCGTGAGCAGATCCTCAAACAGGCGGCACGCCTCTTCGCCGAGCGCGGCTTCCACGGGGTCGGGGTCGACGAGATAGGGGCCGCCGTCGGTATCAGCGGTCCCGGGCTGTACCGGCACTTCGCGGGCAAGGAGGCGATGCTCGCCGAACTGCTGGTCGGCATCAGCAGCCGGCTGCTGGACGGCGGAAAGCTACGGGTGCGCGAAGCGGGCCCCGACGGCGACCCGTCGGCTCTGCTCGCCGCGCTGATCGACGGCCATATCGACTTCGCCCTCGACGACCGCCCGCTGATCACCCTCCACGACCGGGAGCTGGACCGGCTGCGGGACAGCGACCGCAAGCTGGTGCGCCAGTTCCAGCGGCAGTACGTCGAGCTGTGGGTCACGGTCGTACGGGAGCTGTACCCGCACGTCCCGGAAGCGCGGGCCCGCGGCGCCGTCCACGCCGTCTTCGGCCTGCTGAACTCCACCCCGCACCTCGGCCCGTACGGCGGCGGCCCGCCGGGCCGCGCGGCGACGGAGTCCCTGCTGCGCCGCCTCGCGCACGGCGCGTTCGCGGCGCTGGGCGACGACGGGGACGGGGGCGCGGCCGGCGGCCACCACGCGGCCGGCGGCCACCGCGAGGCCGACAACGACCGCGCGGACGGCGAAGGCGTCTGA
- a CDS encoding carboxyl transferase domain-containing protein yields the protein MRQAPVLTSTADPAASSWRANEAAHEELADALRARLAAARLGGGEKARARHTARGKLLPRDRVDTLLDPGSPFLELAPLAAEGMYGGAAPAAGVIAGIGRVSGRECVVVANDATVKGGTYYPLTVKKHLRAQEVALENRLPCLYLVDSGGAFLPMQDEVFPDRDHFGRIFYNQARMSGAGIPQIAAVLGSCTAGGAYVPAMSDEAVIVRGQGTIFLGGPPLVKAATGEVVTAEELGGGEVHSRTSGVTDHLAEDDAHALRIVRTIVSTLPARGELPWSVEPVEEPKADPAGLYGVVPVDSRTPYDVREVIARVVDGSRFAEFKSEFGTTLVTGFARIHGHPVGIVANNGILFSESAQKGAHFIELCDQRGIPLLFLQNISGFMVGRDYEAGGIAKHGAKMVTAVACARVPKLTVVVGGSYGAGNYSMCGRAYSPRFLWMWPNAKISVMGGEQAASVLATVKRDQIEGRGEEWPAADEESFKHPIRAQYESQGNAYYATARLWDDGVIDPLETRQVVGLALTACANAPLGEPGFGVFRM from the coding sequence ATGCGGCAGGCACCCGTGCTGACGAGCACCGCCGATCCGGCGGCGAGTTCCTGGCGGGCCAACGAGGCGGCCCACGAGGAGCTGGCCGACGCTCTGCGCGCCCGGTTGGCGGCGGCGCGGCTGGGCGGCGGCGAGAAGGCCCGCGCGCGGCACACGGCGCGCGGGAAGCTGCTCCCGCGCGACCGGGTGGACACGCTGCTGGACCCCGGCTCCCCCTTCCTCGAGCTGGCGCCGCTCGCCGCGGAGGGGATGTACGGAGGGGCGGCCCCGGCCGCCGGGGTGATCGCGGGGATCGGCCGGGTCAGCGGCCGGGAGTGCGTGGTGGTCGCCAATGACGCCACGGTCAAGGGGGGCACGTATTACCCGCTGACGGTGAAGAAGCACCTCCGCGCCCAGGAGGTCGCCCTGGAGAACCGGCTCCCGTGCCTGTATCTCGTGGACTCCGGCGGTGCCTTCCTGCCGATGCAGGACGAGGTCTTCCCCGACCGTGACCACTTCGGGCGGATCTTCTACAACCAGGCCAGGATGTCCGGCGCCGGCATCCCGCAGATCGCGGCGGTGCTCGGTTCGTGCACGGCGGGCGGCGCGTACGTCCCGGCGATGAGCGACGAGGCCGTGATCGTGCGCGGCCAGGGGACGATCTTCCTCGGCGGGCCGCCGCTGGTGAAGGCCGCGACGGGCGAGGTCGTCACGGCGGAGGAGCTGGGCGGCGGCGAGGTCCACTCCCGTACGTCGGGGGTCACCGACCACCTCGCGGAGGACGACGCGCACGCGCTGCGGATCGTGCGCACCATCGTCTCCACGCTCCCCGCGCGCGGGGAGCTGCCCTGGTCCGTCGAGCCGGTCGAGGAGCCCAAGGCCGATCCGGCGGGGCTGTACGGGGTGGTGCCGGTCGACTCGCGTACGCCCTACGACGTCCGCGAGGTCATCGCCCGTGTGGTGGACGGCTCGCGGTTCGCCGAGTTCAAGTCCGAGTTCGGTACGACACTGGTCACCGGCTTCGCGCGGATCCACGGCCATCCGGTCGGGATCGTCGCGAACAACGGCATCCTGTTCTCCGAATCGGCCCAGAAGGGCGCGCACTTCATCGAGCTGTGCGACCAGCGCGGGATCCCGCTGCTCTTCCTCCAGAACATCTCCGGCTTCATGGTCGGCCGGGACTACGAGGCGGGCGGCATCGCCAAGCACGGCGCGAAGATGGTCACGGCGGTGGCCTGCGCGCGCGTCCCGAAGCTGACGGTCGTGGTGGGCGGCTCGTACGGGGCGGGCAACTACTCGATGTGCGGCCGGGCCTACTCCCCCCGCTTCCTGTGGATGTGGCCGAACGCCAAGATCTCGGTGATGGGCGGCGAGCAGGCCGCCTCCGTCCTCGCGACCGTCAAGCGCGACCAGATCGAGGGGCGCGGCGAGGAGTGGCCGGCGGCGGACGAGGAGTCCTTCAAGCACCCGATCCGCGCGCAGTACGAGTCCCAGGGCAACGCCTATTACGCGACCGCGCGGCTCTGGGACGACGGGGTGATCGACCCGCTGGAGACCCGGCAGGTGGTGGGTCTGGCCCTGACGGCGTGTGCCAACGCCCCACTGGGCGAGCCGGGCTTCGGCGTCTTCCGGATGTGA
- a CDS encoding peroxiredoxin, whose amino-acid sequence MAASPDLGRPVEDFTLPGGVLDGDTFVRREYRLSERRGHPLVLAFYPGDDTSVCTKQLCSYSSGLETFTDLGAEVWGISPQDVDSHEAFARKYDLRIPLLADTDRSVAQAFGIAARGIGVRRSVFLIGPDGALHWKHVALLGVTFQPVETLARELAGLKTA is encoded by the coding sequence GTGGCAGCATCACCCGATCTCGGCCGGCCGGTGGAGGACTTCACCCTGCCGGGCGGTGTCCTCGACGGCGACACCTTCGTACGGCGGGAGTACCGCCTGTCGGAACGGCGCGGACACCCCCTTGTCCTCGCCTTCTACCCCGGCGACGACACCAGCGTCTGCACCAAGCAGCTGTGCTCGTACTCCAGCGGTCTGGAGACCTTCACCGACCTCGGGGCGGAGGTGTGGGGCATCAGCCCGCAGGACGTCGACAGCCATGAGGCGTTCGCCCGTAAGTACGACCTGCGGATTCCGCTGCTCGCCGACACCGACCGGTCCGTGGCGCAGGCGTTCGGGATCGCCGCGCGCGGGATCGGGGTGCGCCGGTCGGTGTTCCTGATCGGTCCTGACGGCGCGCTGCACTGGAAGCATGTGGCGCTGCTCGGCGTGACCTTCCAGCCGGTGGAGACCCTGGCGCGTGAGCTGGCGGGGCTCAAGACCGCCTGA